Proteins from a single region of Neodiprion virginianus isolate iyNeoVirg1 chromosome 4, iyNeoVirg1.1, whole genome shotgun sequence:
- the LOC124302575 gene encoding mediator of RNA polymerase II transcription subunit 14 isoform X2 yields MAPVPLEGHQTPVANNIPQEGNRGGSISLGMLIDFIIQRTYHELTVLAELLPRKTDMERKIEIYNFSARTRQLFVRLLALVKWANSASKVDKSAHIMAFLDKQSLLFVDTADMLARMARETLVHARLPNFHIPAAVEVLTTGTYSRLPACIRERIVPPDPITPSEKRSTLQRLNQVIQHRLVTGNLLPQMRNLKIEAGRVTFLVEQEFSVSLTVMGDGATVPWRLLELEILVSDRETGDGKALVHPLQTRYVHQVVQSRLAEATMPLSEVYHILHHFCQSLQLEVLYSQTLRLIRDRLDDHIHVDEYTAGKCLSISYWRELTSKDPRSELGYRLTVQVDQHDPARPLAVVHVPSLGSKESEIADRAIRSDLLSMECLLVHTIYVRTRSRLSELKQELQSMLKDVECTLAGSPAILSVPILQPCLRAELLLVTVDTHTGMLQCHVPQYEAPLVPELTAALNGDHSRLPTLISELRYWITQRRCEKTLQHLPATPHERLPLLHHPDHPMSKISRHRMFIQLHRHPNVILIVAFKEKDTTQCEIDCSFYLAVVKHSSIEDDPHDDSIETEIPKMYLKLLTLIEFDTFVITHGPFTSVDSEVEKGGGKRKGGGPGGRTDASGTNQARRPKHPAYFIPELAHVVALCDERIPFVTLAQEFTKRDIAHQGLQVEANATALVLKLVQLPAPLPSIASSVAWQALLKRLLSVSIRVQGKGMAKTWMAEFVFYSSPLSSSHPKEQGLRRPVYFQYEMGTADAVSRTVDSLLNDWAQIVHLYSIVHDLAEYFKIEKYNVRNMVSIKSYSYSKLVLAYGPTRRATVTLQWSTNDKAFKFVFGKSPTNNTTNAHSLMKEQLEAHLNRYRNLAQIVHILSETLQPLSSISKLPTIPQLGVHNSRPQVPVQTFTVIPQCVTLVRLAYQGMYCLELRLRGSGLVSLRDGAYSRFDRSNVVEEFTPTPGLKTFLSKYVDESAVFRRRSQSEDDNPPSPVTMDSEGGSGVGFLSHHRGGPQSPAQQRDGLRFHPPLTPPSGSNPHTPASPHTANISQTGQHQSFGSSPATSFNLASPPSLPPNTPNMLPHPSPGGLVANSPLNAMHVPSPVGLMPTSSPGPCSNVQVGHSPASSYMQTGHIDGSPFPSSQSMASPAASNWPGSPSVPRPSPARPGQSPGHAALHSPQASDHKSGSHMSRVLPQRSWAGAVPTLLTNEALELLCCPSPHPSGLIVPDLSPLERFLGCVYMRRQLQRFIQTEEGFTAINSTEPGVVHFKVETLQCRVGLNPQHLQSLHIKVQPLPDQKDQWTLEELQIIEKFFDTRAAAPPYKPNTLCGFGKMLNVPLNVLKDFVQITKLELVPGLVQQQQLKWSVQWCLRIPPSAERIVPTGMAGVLVCRNKILFFLQITRIGVPYQGETPSLVLPLVYDLANNLTQLAEKRDPGPASATAAASLQLKRFAEYGANPTECSLFPAVRDLLANLTLPSETPVMPQVVASPAAGQITPTQQIQSPAMQMHSPMAGGQGPPQGPYGIQGMPPVSMMGGPPQ; encoded by the exons ATGGCGCCAGTTCCTTTGGAAGGGCACCAGACTCCGGTAGCCAATAATATACCTCAGGAAGGAAATCGCGGTGGATCGATTTCGCTTGGAATGCTCATCGACTTCATTATCCAAAGAACATACCATGAGCTAACCGTCCTTGCTGAATT ACTGCCGCGCAAAACTGACATGGAAAGGAAAATTGAGATCTATAACTTTTCGGCGAGAACTCGTCAGTTATTTGTTCGTTTGTTAGCTCTGGTAAAATGGGCAAACAGCGCTTCGAAAGTAGATAAGTCGGCG CATATAATGGCCTTTCTAGACAAACAATCTCTCCTCTTTGTCGACACTGCCGATATGCTGGCTAGAATGGCACGTGAAACTCTGGTCCATGCCAGACTACCAAATTTTCACATACCGGCAGCCGTTGAAGTTCTGACCACAGGAACATACAGTCGGTTACCTGCTTGCATCAGA GAAAGAATAGTACCTCCTGACCCAATTACACCATCCGAAAAAAGGAGTACATTACAGCGCTTGAACCAAGTGATTCAGCATCGATTAGTAACTGGAAATTTATTGCCGCAAATGCGTAACTTGAAG ATCGAGGCAGGCCGAGTAACATTTTTAGTCGAACAAGAATTTTCGGTTTCATTAACCGTGATGGGAGATGGAGCAACAGTACCGTGGCGGCTATTAGAATTGGAAATATTAGTTTCTGACAGGGAAACTGGTGATGGAAAAGCCTTGGTTCATCCGCTTCAAACCCGCTACGTTCATCAG GTCGTACAATCGAGATTAGCTGAAGCCACAATGCCTTTATCAGAAGTTTATCACATTCTCCACCACTTTTGCCAATCTCTGCAACTCGAAGTACTGTATTCGCAAACGCTGCGACTAATTCGTGACAGACTGGACGACCATATTCACGTCGACGAATACACCGCGGGCAAATGCTTGTCTATATCTTATTGGAG GGAGCTAACCAGCAAAGACCCGAGGTCAGAATTAGGCTATCGTCTCACGGTTCAGGTCGATCAACACGACCCTGCTAGACCTTTAGCAGTAGTGCATGTTCCTTCTCTGGGAAGCAAA gAAAGTGAAATAGCAGACCGAGCTATAAGATCTGACTTGTTATCGATGGAATGTCTCCTAGTGCACACGATTTACGTTCGAACGCGTAGCAGGCTTTCTGAATTGAAGCAAGAGTTGCAGTCCATGCTAAAGGATGTTGAAT GCACACTCGCTGGGTCTCCGGCCATCCTATCGGTGCCGATTCTACAACCGTGTTTACGTGCTGAATTGCTATTGGTAACAGTTGACACTCACACTGGAATGCTTCAGTGTCACGTACCGCAATACGAAGCTCCGCTCGTTCCGGAACTCACAGCTGCATTGAACGGTGATCATTCTAGGCTCCCGACACTGATATCAGAGCtcag GTACTGGATTACGCAAAGACGTTGTGAAAAAACTTTGCAACATCTGCCCGCAACGCCCCATGAGCGATTGCCTCTGCTTCATCACCCTGATCATCCCATGTCTAAAATCAGCAGACATAGAATGTTCATTCAACTGCACAGACATCCTAATGTAATATTG ATAGTAGCATTCAAAGAAAAGGATACGACGCAGTGTGAAATTGACTGTTCGTTTTATCTTGCGGTTGTGAAACACAGTTCGATAGAAGACGATCCACACGATGATAGTATAGAAACAGAAATACCAAAAATGTATCTAAAGCTTTTGACTCTCATTGAATTTGACACATTTGTCATAACTCACGGGCCATTCACAAGCGTCGACAGTG AAGTGGAGAAAGGAGGTGGCAAGCGTAAGGGTGGTGGACCTGGTGGCCGGACAGACGCAAGCGGAACCAATCAAGCGAGACGGCCTAAACATCCGGCATACTTCATTCCCGAATTGGCACATGTTGTGGCTCTGTGCGATGAAAGGATTCCCTTTGTTACCCTTGCTCAAGAG TTCACTAAACGAGACATAGCTCATCAAGGTCTTCAAGTGGAGGCAAATGCGACTGCATTGGTTCTCAAACTTGTACAATTGCCTGCTCCCTTGCCAAGTATAGCATCAAGCGTTGCATGGCAAGCACTGCTCAAGAGACTGTTGAGCGTTTCGATAAGGGTACAGGGTAAAGGAATGGCAAAAACATGGATGGCAGAATTTGTTTTCTACAGTAGTCCACTGAGCAGCAGTCACCCCAAAGAACAAG GGCTTCGTCGACCCGTCTACTTTCAGTACGAAATGGGAACCGCAGATGCCGTGTCTCGTACTGTCGATTCCTTGCTTAATGACTGGGCACAGATTGTCCACCTCTATTCCATTGTTCACGATCTGgctgaatatttcaaaattg aaaaatacaATGTGCGAAATATGGTCAGTATTAAATCGTACAGCTATAGTAAATTGGTCTTAGCTTATGGACCCACCAGAAGAGCTACAGTTACCCTGCAATGGAGTACAAACGATAAAGCGTTCAAATTTGTATTTGGAAAGA GTCCAACAAATAACACAACAAACGCGCATTCGCTTATGAAGGAACAGCTTGAAGCGCATTTAAACCGTTACAGAAATTTGGCTCAAATAGTTCACATATTGAGTGAAACTCTTCAACCGTTGTCATCCATAAGTAAGCTACCAACGATTCCTCAACTAGGCGTTCATAATTCC aGACCCCAAGTTCCGGTACAAACATTTACCGTCATACCGCAATGTGTGACATTGGTTAGGTTAGCTTACCAAGGAATGTATTGTCTGGAATTGCGACTCAGAGGTAGTGGTTTGGTCAGTTTGCGAGATGGAGCATACAGCCGATTTGATCGGAGTAATGTCGTCGAGGAGTTCACACCTACTCCAGGTTTGAAG ACTTTCCTGTCCAAATATGTTGACGAGAGCGCCGTATTCCGGAGACGGTCTCAGTCGGAGGACGATAATCCACCATCTCCAGTCACCATGGACAGTGAAGGCGGTAGCGGAGTCGGATTCCTGAGTCATCACAGGGGAGGGCCTCAATCCCCAGCGCAACAGAGGGACGGGCTAAGATTTCACCCCCCATTGACTCCGCCCTCGGGAAGCAATCCTCACACACCTGCCAGTCCTCATACGGCTAATATATCACAA ACTGGACAGCATCAGAGTTTTGGAAGCAGTCCGGCCACTTCTTTCAATTTGGCTTCACCGCCGTCTCTTCCACCCAACACTCCAAATATGCTGCCGCATCCTTCTCCGGGAGGACTCGTAGCCAACAGTCCATTGAACGCAATGCATGTTCCCAGTCCCGTTGGACTTATGCCAACTTCTTCGCCTGGACCCTGCAGTAATGTTCAAGTCGGGCATTCTCCAGCCAGTTCTTACATGCAAACAG GGCACATTGATGGAAGTCCGTTTCCCTCTTCACAAAGTATGGCGTCTCCTGCTGCATCAAACTGGCCTGGATCCCCAAGCGTTCCACGTCCCTCCCCCGCGAGACCGGGTCAAAGCCCAGGTCATGCAGCGCTTCACAGCCCTCAGGCATCCGACCACAAATCTGGAAGTCATATGTCCAGGGTTTTACCTCAAAGGTCTTGGGCCGGTGCAGTTCCAACTCTTCTCACAAACGAGGCGCTAGAACTTTTGTGCTGTCCGTCACCCCATCCATCTGGCTTAATTGTGCCTGATCTTTCACCTCTGGAAAGATTTCTCGGCTGTGTTTATATGCGCAGGCAATTACAGCGGTTCATTCAGACTGAAGAGGGG TTCACAGCAATAAACAGCACAGAACCAGGAGTCGTACACTTCAAGGTGGAAACTCTGCAGTGCAGAGTTGGATTAAATCCGCAGCATCTCCAGTCGTTGCATATAAAAGTCCAGCCGTTACCTGATCAAAAGGATCAGTGGACATTAGAAGAGTTACAG attattgaaaaattcttcgacaCAAGAGCAGCTGCACCGCCGTATAAGCCCAACACCCTGTGTGGCTTTGGAAAAATGCTCAACGTTCCATTGAACGTCCTGAAGGACTTTGTTCAAATAACGAAACTTGAACTAGTCCCAGGCCTCGTGCAGCAGCAACAACTCAAATGGTCGGTGCAGTGGTGCCTGCGGATCCCACCTTCGGCTGAACGGATCGTTCCAACTGGAATGGCAGGAGTCCTTGTCTGCAGAAACAAAATCTTATTCTTT cTCCAGATCACGAGGATAGGCGTGCCTTACCAGGGCGAAACGCCTTCCCTTGTTCTGCCATTGGTATACGATTTGGCCAACAATTTGACACAACTCGCTGAGAAACGGGATCCAGGTCCGGCTTCTGCGACGGCCGCAGCTTCCTTACAACTAAAAAGATTCGCCGAATATGGCGCAAATCCAACGGAATGTTCGCTGTTTCCGGCTGTTAGAGACCTTCTTGCTAATCTCACACTACCATCGGAGACTCCTGTTATGCCTCAG GTCGTGGCGTCGCCTGCCGCAGGTCAAATCACTCCTACTCAGCAAATACAGAGTCCTGCAATGCAGATGCATTCTCCAATGGCGGGAGGTCAAGGTCCTCCTCAAGGACCTTACGGAATTCAAGGCATGCCACCAGTCAGTATGATGGGTGGACCACCGCAATAG
- the LOC124302575 gene encoding mediator of RNA polymerase II transcription subunit 14 isoform X1, whose amino-acid sequence MAPVPLEGHQTPVANNIPQEGNRGGSISLGMLIDFIIQRTYHELTVLAELLPRKTDMERKIEIYNFSARTRQLFVRLLALVKWANSASKVDKSAHIMAFLDKQSLLFVDTADMLARMARETLVHARLPNFHIPAAVEVLTTGTYSRLPACIRERIVPPDPITPSEKRSTLQRLNQVIQHRLVTGNLLPQMRNLKIEAGRVTFLVEQEFSVSLTVMGDGATVPWRLLELEILVSDRETGDGKALVHPLQTRYVHQVVQSRLAEATMPLSEVYHILHHFCQSLQLEVLYSQTLRLIRDRLDDHIHVDEYTAGKCLSISYWRELTSKDPRSELGYRLTVQVDQHDPARPLAVVHVPSLGSKESEIADRAIRSDLLSMECLLVHTIYVRTRSRLSELKQELQSMLKDVECTLAGSPAILSVPILQPCLRAELLLVTVDTHTGMLQCHVPQYEAPLVPELTAALNGDHSRLPTLISELRYWITQRRCEKTLQHLPATPHERLPLLHHPDHPMSKISRHRMFIQLHRHPNVILIVAFKEKDTTQCEIDCSFYLAVVKHSSIEDDPHDDSIETEIPKMYLKLLTLIEFDTFVITHGPFTSVDSGNNDQDGGCITEVEKGGGKRKGGGPGGRTDASGTNQARRPKHPAYFIPELAHVVALCDERIPFVTLAQEFTKRDIAHQGLQVEANATALVLKLVQLPAPLPSIASSVAWQALLKRLLSVSIRVQGKGMAKTWMAEFVFYSSPLSSSHPKEQGLRRPVYFQYEMGTADAVSRTVDSLLNDWAQIVHLYSIVHDLAEYFKIEKYNVRNMVSIKSYSYSKLVLAYGPTRRATVTLQWSTNDKAFKFVFGKSPTNNTTNAHSLMKEQLEAHLNRYRNLAQIVHILSETLQPLSSISKLPTIPQLGVHNSRPQVPVQTFTVIPQCVTLVRLAYQGMYCLELRLRGSGLVSLRDGAYSRFDRSNVVEEFTPTPGLKTFLSKYVDESAVFRRRSQSEDDNPPSPVTMDSEGGSGVGFLSHHRGGPQSPAQQRDGLRFHPPLTPPSGSNPHTPASPHTANISQTGQHQSFGSSPATSFNLASPPSLPPNTPNMLPHPSPGGLVANSPLNAMHVPSPVGLMPTSSPGPCSNVQVGHSPASSYMQTGHIDGSPFPSSQSMASPAASNWPGSPSVPRPSPARPGQSPGHAALHSPQASDHKSGSHMSRVLPQRSWAGAVPTLLTNEALELLCCPSPHPSGLIVPDLSPLERFLGCVYMRRQLQRFIQTEEGFTAINSTEPGVVHFKVETLQCRVGLNPQHLQSLHIKVQPLPDQKDQWTLEELQIIEKFFDTRAAAPPYKPNTLCGFGKMLNVPLNVLKDFVQITKLELVPGLVQQQQLKWSVQWCLRIPPSAERIVPTGMAGVLVCRNKILFFLQITRIGVPYQGETPSLVLPLVYDLANNLTQLAEKRDPGPASATAAASLQLKRFAEYGANPTECSLFPAVRDLLANLTLPSETPVMPQVVASPAAGQITPTQQIQSPAMQMHSPMAGGQGPPQGPYGIQGMPPVSMMGGPPQ is encoded by the exons ATGGCGCCAGTTCCTTTGGAAGGGCACCAGACTCCGGTAGCCAATAATATACCTCAGGAAGGAAATCGCGGTGGATCGATTTCGCTTGGAATGCTCATCGACTTCATTATCCAAAGAACATACCATGAGCTAACCGTCCTTGCTGAATT ACTGCCGCGCAAAACTGACATGGAAAGGAAAATTGAGATCTATAACTTTTCGGCGAGAACTCGTCAGTTATTTGTTCGTTTGTTAGCTCTGGTAAAATGGGCAAACAGCGCTTCGAAAGTAGATAAGTCGGCG CATATAATGGCCTTTCTAGACAAACAATCTCTCCTCTTTGTCGACACTGCCGATATGCTGGCTAGAATGGCACGTGAAACTCTGGTCCATGCCAGACTACCAAATTTTCACATACCGGCAGCCGTTGAAGTTCTGACCACAGGAACATACAGTCGGTTACCTGCTTGCATCAGA GAAAGAATAGTACCTCCTGACCCAATTACACCATCCGAAAAAAGGAGTACATTACAGCGCTTGAACCAAGTGATTCAGCATCGATTAGTAACTGGAAATTTATTGCCGCAAATGCGTAACTTGAAG ATCGAGGCAGGCCGAGTAACATTTTTAGTCGAACAAGAATTTTCGGTTTCATTAACCGTGATGGGAGATGGAGCAACAGTACCGTGGCGGCTATTAGAATTGGAAATATTAGTTTCTGACAGGGAAACTGGTGATGGAAAAGCCTTGGTTCATCCGCTTCAAACCCGCTACGTTCATCAG GTCGTACAATCGAGATTAGCTGAAGCCACAATGCCTTTATCAGAAGTTTATCACATTCTCCACCACTTTTGCCAATCTCTGCAACTCGAAGTACTGTATTCGCAAACGCTGCGACTAATTCGTGACAGACTGGACGACCATATTCACGTCGACGAATACACCGCGGGCAAATGCTTGTCTATATCTTATTGGAG GGAGCTAACCAGCAAAGACCCGAGGTCAGAATTAGGCTATCGTCTCACGGTTCAGGTCGATCAACACGACCCTGCTAGACCTTTAGCAGTAGTGCATGTTCCTTCTCTGGGAAGCAAA gAAAGTGAAATAGCAGACCGAGCTATAAGATCTGACTTGTTATCGATGGAATGTCTCCTAGTGCACACGATTTACGTTCGAACGCGTAGCAGGCTTTCTGAATTGAAGCAAGAGTTGCAGTCCATGCTAAAGGATGTTGAAT GCACACTCGCTGGGTCTCCGGCCATCCTATCGGTGCCGATTCTACAACCGTGTTTACGTGCTGAATTGCTATTGGTAACAGTTGACACTCACACTGGAATGCTTCAGTGTCACGTACCGCAATACGAAGCTCCGCTCGTTCCGGAACTCACAGCTGCATTGAACGGTGATCATTCTAGGCTCCCGACACTGATATCAGAGCtcag GTACTGGATTACGCAAAGACGTTGTGAAAAAACTTTGCAACATCTGCCCGCAACGCCCCATGAGCGATTGCCTCTGCTTCATCACCCTGATCATCCCATGTCTAAAATCAGCAGACATAGAATGTTCATTCAACTGCACAGACATCCTAATGTAATATTG ATAGTAGCATTCAAAGAAAAGGATACGACGCAGTGTGAAATTGACTGTTCGTTTTATCTTGCGGTTGTGAAACACAGTTCGATAGAAGACGATCCACACGATGATAGTATAGAAACAGAAATACCAAAAATGTATCTAAAGCTTTTGACTCTCATTGAATTTGACACATTTGTCATAACTCACGGGCCATTCACAAGCGTCGACAGTG GGAATAATGATCAAGATGGGGGGTGCATTACAGAAGTGGAGAAAGGAGGTGGCAAGCGTAAGGGTGGTGGACCTGGTGGCCGGACAGACGCAAGCGGAACCAATCAAGCGAGACGGCCTAAACATCCGGCATACTTCATTCCCGAATTGGCACATGTTGTGGCTCTGTGCGATGAAAGGATTCCCTTTGTTACCCTTGCTCAAGAG TTCACTAAACGAGACATAGCTCATCAAGGTCTTCAAGTGGAGGCAAATGCGACTGCATTGGTTCTCAAACTTGTACAATTGCCTGCTCCCTTGCCAAGTATAGCATCAAGCGTTGCATGGCAAGCACTGCTCAAGAGACTGTTGAGCGTTTCGATAAGGGTACAGGGTAAAGGAATGGCAAAAACATGGATGGCAGAATTTGTTTTCTACAGTAGTCCACTGAGCAGCAGTCACCCCAAAGAACAAG GGCTTCGTCGACCCGTCTACTTTCAGTACGAAATGGGAACCGCAGATGCCGTGTCTCGTACTGTCGATTCCTTGCTTAATGACTGGGCACAGATTGTCCACCTCTATTCCATTGTTCACGATCTGgctgaatatttcaaaattg aaaaatacaATGTGCGAAATATGGTCAGTATTAAATCGTACAGCTATAGTAAATTGGTCTTAGCTTATGGACCCACCAGAAGAGCTACAGTTACCCTGCAATGGAGTACAAACGATAAAGCGTTCAAATTTGTATTTGGAAAGA GTCCAACAAATAACACAACAAACGCGCATTCGCTTATGAAGGAACAGCTTGAAGCGCATTTAAACCGTTACAGAAATTTGGCTCAAATAGTTCACATATTGAGTGAAACTCTTCAACCGTTGTCATCCATAAGTAAGCTACCAACGATTCCTCAACTAGGCGTTCATAATTCC aGACCCCAAGTTCCGGTACAAACATTTACCGTCATACCGCAATGTGTGACATTGGTTAGGTTAGCTTACCAAGGAATGTATTGTCTGGAATTGCGACTCAGAGGTAGTGGTTTGGTCAGTTTGCGAGATGGAGCATACAGCCGATTTGATCGGAGTAATGTCGTCGAGGAGTTCACACCTACTCCAGGTTTGAAG ACTTTCCTGTCCAAATATGTTGACGAGAGCGCCGTATTCCGGAGACGGTCTCAGTCGGAGGACGATAATCCACCATCTCCAGTCACCATGGACAGTGAAGGCGGTAGCGGAGTCGGATTCCTGAGTCATCACAGGGGAGGGCCTCAATCCCCAGCGCAACAGAGGGACGGGCTAAGATTTCACCCCCCATTGACTCCGCCCTCGGGAAGCAATCCTCACACACCTGCCAGTCCTCATACGGCTAATATATCACAA ACTGGACAGCATCAGAGTTTTGGAAGCAGTCCGGCCACTTCTTTCAATTTGGCTTCACCGCCGTCTCTTCCACCCAACACTCCAAATATGCTGCCGCATCCTTCTCCGGGAGGACTCGTAGCCAACAGTCCATTGAACGCAATGCATGTTCCCAGTCCCGTTGGACTTATGCCAACTTCTTCGCCTGGACCCTGCAGTAATGTTCAAGTCGGGCATTCTCCAGCCAGTTCTTACATGCAAACAG GGCACATTGATGGAAGTCCGTTTCCCTCTTCACAAAGTATGGCGTCTCCTGCTGCATCAAACTGGCCTGGATCCCCAAGCGTTCCACGTCCCTCCCCCGCGAGACCGGGTCAAAGCCCAGGTCATGCAGCGCTTCACAGCCCTCAGGCATCCGACCACAAATCTGGAAGTCATATGTCCAGGGTTTTACCTCAAAGGTCTTGGGCCGGTGCAGTTCCAACTCTTCTCACAAACGAGGCGCTAGAACTTTTGTGCTGTCCGTCACCCCATCCATCTGGCTTAATTGTGCCTGATCTTTCACCTCTGGAAAGATTTCTCGGCTGTGTTTATATGCGCAGGCAATTACAGCGGTTCATTCAGACTGAAGAGGGG TTCACAGCAATAAACAGCACAGAACCAGGAGTCGTACACTTCAAGGTGGAAACTCTGCAGTGCAGAGTTGGATTAAATCCGCAGCATCTCCAGTCGTTGCATATAAAAGTCCAGCCGTTACCTGATCAAAAGGATCAGTGGACATTAGAAGAGTTACAG attattgaaaaattcttcgacaCAAGAGCAGCTGCACCGCCGTATAAGCCCAACACCCTGTGTGGCTTTGGAAAAATGCTCAACGTTCCATTGAACGTCCTGAAGGACTTTGTTCAAATAACGAAACTTGAACTAGTCCCAGGCCTCGTGCAGCAGCAACAACTCAAATGGTCGGTGCAGTGGTGCCTGCGGATCCCACCTTCGGCTGAACGGATCGTTCCAACTGGAATGGCAGGAGTCCTTGTCTGCAGAAACAAAATCTTATTCTTT cTCCAGATCACGAGGATAGGCGTGCCTTACCAGGGCGAAACGCCTTCCCTTGTTCTGCCATTGGTATACGATTTGGCCAACAATTTGACACAACTCGCTGAGAAACGGGATCCAGGTCCGGCTTCTGCGACGGCCGCAGCTTCCTTACAACTAAAAAGATTCGCCGAATATGGCGCAAATCCAACGGAATGTTCGCTGTTTCCGGCTGTTAGAGACCTTCTTGCTAATCTCACACTACCATCGGAGACTCCTGTTATGCCTCAG GTCGTGGCGTCGCCTGCCGCAGGTCAAATCACTCCTACTCAGCAAATACAGAGTCCTGCAATGCAGATGCATTCTCCAATGGCGGGAGGTCAAGGTCCTCCTCAAGGACCTTACGGAATTCAAGGCATGCCACCAGTCAGTATGATGGGTGGACCACCGCAATAG